A genomic region of Magnolia sinica isolate HGM2019 chromosome 6, MsV1, whole genome shotgun sequence contains the following coding sequences:
- the LOC131249832 gene encoding mannose-specific lectin-like: MAHAFQATQTLAILLLFLFGNAVSEELLFSGESLNMGEFLENGPYRFIMQNDCNLVLYVNRTRALWSSRTNGRRTTCRATLQNNGNLVVLAGTDVVWTSNTARGSNNYRLIVQGDGNVVIYGAALWATNTVQSN; encoded by the coding sequence ATGGCACACGCATTTCAGGCTACACAGACTCTTGccattctccttctctttcttttcggcAATGCAGTTTCCGAGGAATTGCTCTTCAGTGGTGAGAGCCTCAACATGGGAGAGTTCCTCGAAAACGGACCCTACCGGTTTATAATGCAGAATGACTGCAACCTGGTGTTGTATGTGAATCGCACGAGGGCGCTTTGGTCTTCTAGGACGAATGGAAGGAGAACGACGTGCCGCGCCACACTGCAGAACAATGGCAACCTCGTCGTGTTGGCTGGGACAGATGTCGTGTGGACCAGCAACACGGCCCGTGGGTCGAACAATTACCGTCTCATCGTTCAAGGGGATGGCAATGTTGTGATCTATGGCGCAGCTCTGTGGGCTACCAACACTGTACAGAGCAATTGA